From the genome of Azospira restricta, one region includes:
- a CDS encoding HD domain-containing phosphohydrolase: protein MNLPAATSDLVDAAAAERPWRLLCVDDEPNILSSLRRLLRSSGYQVTLANSGAEGLEALAKEEADLVISDMRMPVMDGAQFLDQVRQRWPDTVRILLTGYADIASTVAAINRGEIFRYIAKPWDDEEVLQTIRKALERKALEREKARLEALTVRQNEELKALNQSLEEKVQARTQELALANEKLKGSFLTSVKVFANLIELREGALAGHSRRVADLARKIAAKMGLAGRDLQDVFLAGLLHDIGKIGLPDSLLAKPVTHMSGDDLGAYRKHTIKGEQSLMALDELRGAAALLRSHHERFDGQGFPDGLSGLAIPLGARILALANDYDGLQIGIISPRRLNPEEAKKLIVDGRGKRYDPQVVDAFLSIFGSVEPEPGGGVLVPLADLQPGMVLARDLVTRDGVLLLAADYLLDERLIRQIQDYARAEGGLHGLHIRTDKR, encoded by the coding sequence ATGAACCTTCCCGCCGCCACTTCCGACCTGGTCGACGCCGCCGCCGCCGAGCGGCCGTGGCGCCTGCTCTGCGTCGACGACGAGCCGAACATCCTCTCTTCGCTGCGCCGCCTGCTGCGCTCCAGCGGCTACCAGGTGACGCTGGCCAACAGCGGCGCCGAGGGGCTGGAGGCGCTGGCCAAGGAGGAGGCCGACCTGGTCATCTCCGACATGCGCATGCCGGTGATGGACGGCGCGCAGTTCCTCGACCAGGTCCGCCAGCGCTGGCCGGACACCGTGCGCATCCTGCTCACCGGCTACGCCGACATCGCCTCCACCGTCGCCGCGATCAACCGCGGCGAGATCTTCCGCTACATCGCCAAGCCGTGGGACGACGAGGAGGTACTGCAGACCATCCGCAAGGCGCTCGAACGCAAGGCGCTGGAGCGCGAGAAGGCGCGCCTGGAAGCGCTCACCGTGCGCCAGAACGAGGAGCTGAAGGCGCTCAACCAGTCGCTCGAGGAGAAGGTGCAGGCGCGCACGCAGGAACTGGCGCTGGCCAACGAGAAGCTGAAGGGCAGCTTCCTCACCTCGGTGAAGGTCTTCGCCAACCTGATCGAGCTGCGCGAAGGCGCGCTCGCCGGCCATTCCCGCCGCGTCGCCGACCTCGCGCGCAAGATCGCCGCGAAGATGGGGCTCGCCGGGCGCGACCTGCAGGACGTCTTCCTCGCCGGCCTGCTGCACGACATCGGCAAGATCGGCCTGCCCGACAGCCTGCTGGCGAAGCCGGTCACGCACATGAGCGGCGACGACCTCGGCGCCTACCGCAAGCACACGATCAAGGGCGAGCAGTCGCTGATGGCGCTCGACGAGCTGCGCGGCGCCGCCGCGCTGCTGCGCTCGCACCACGAGCGCTTCGACGGCCAAGGCTTCCCCGACGGCCTGTCCGGTCTCGCCATCCCGCTCGGCGCGCGCATCCTGGCGCTGGCCAACGACTACGACGGGCTGCAGATCGGCATCATCTCGCCGCGCCGGCTGAACCCGGAGGAGGCCAAGAAACTGATCGTCGACGGCCGCGGCAAGCGCTACGACCCGCAGGTGGTCGATGCCTTCCTGTCGATCTTCGGCAGCGTCGAGCCCGAGCCCGGCGGCGGCGTGCTGGTGCCGCTCGCCGACCTGCAGCCGGGCATGGTGCTGGCGCGCGACCTGGTCACCCGCGACGGCGTGCTGCTGCTGGCCGCCGACTACCTGCTCGACGAGCGCCTGATCCGGCAGATCCAGGACTACGCCCGCGCCGAAGGCGGCCTGCACGGCCTGCATATCCGCACCGACAAGCGCTGA
- a CDS encoding hemerythrin domain-containing protein, whose translation MKRCPELQDLSREHHTALALVVRLKRAAASGDEAQVEAACRRTCEVFAGELLPHFHVEERDLLPALEAAGASAVVARTLLEHRALQRLVRELELPDPDVLLRFAELMSAHVRFEERELFEVAEDLLGREALARLLGHPGH comes from the coding sequence ATGAAACGCTGCCCGGAACTCCAGGATCTCTCGCGCGAACACCACACCGCGCTCGCGCTCGTGGTGCGCCTCAAGCGTGCCGCCGCCAGCGGCGACGAGGCGCAGGTCGAGGCGGCCTGCCGCCGCACCTGCGAAGTCTTTGCCGGCGAGCTGCTGCCGCACTTCCACGTCGAGGAACGCGACCTGTTGCCGGCGCTCGAGGCCGCCGGCGCCAGCGCCGTCGTCGCGCGCACGCTGCTCGAGCACCGCGCGCTGCAGCGGCTGGTGCGCGAGCTCGAGCTGCCCGACCCGGACGTGTTGCTGCGCTTCGCCGAGCTGATGTCCGCGCACGTGCGCTTCGAGGAGCGCGAGCTGTTCGAGGTCGCCGAAGACCTGCTCGGCCGCGAGGCGCTCGCACGCCTGCTGGGCCATCCCGGCCACTGA
- a CDS encoding CmpA/NrtA family ABC transporter substrate-binding protein yields the protein MDKKIDIVSRRGFVKAAAGAALMGMFPGLNAGVWAQGSDAPEKPEVKIGFIPLTDCASVVMAAAKGFDKKYGLKIVPTKEASWASVRDKLVNGELDAAHVLYGLIYGVHLGIGGPKKDMSVLMSLNNNGQAITLANKLKDLGVTDGAGLKKLITAKPGEYTFAQTFPTGTHAMWLYYWLAAHDINPFKDVKTITVPPPQMVANMRVGNMDGFCVGEPWNNRAIMDKIGFTAVTSQDIWTDHPEKVLGTTAEFVAKYPKTAIAMMCAIIEAGRWIDASLANRRETAETIAQKAYVNTDMDVILERMLGRYSNGLGKSWDDKNHMKFFNDGAVNYPYLSDGMWFLTQHKRWGLLKDDPDYLGVAKKVNQVELYKQAAARVGVSVPKSDMRTSKFIDGVVWDGKDPKKYAGGFKVKV from the coding sequence ATGGACAAGAAGATCGACATCGTCAGTCGCCGCGGCTTCGTCAAGGCGGCCGCCGGCGCGGCATTGATGGGCATGTTCCCCGGCCTCAACGCGGGCGTCTGGGCGCAGGGCTCGGATGCGCCGGAGAAGCCCGAGGTCAAGATCGGCTTCATCCCGCTGACCGACTGCGCGTCGGTGGTGATGGCCGCGGCCAAGGGCTTCGACAAGAAGTACGGCCTCAAGATCGTGCCGACCAAGGAGGCGAGCTGGGCCAGCGTGCGCGACAAGCTCGTGAACGGCGAACTCGACGCCGCGCACGTGCTCTACGGCCTGATCTACGGCGTGCATCTGGGCATCGGCGGGCCGAAGAAGGACATGTCGGTGCTGATGTCGCTGAACAACAACGGCCAGGCGATCACGCTCGCCAACAAGCTGAAGGACCTCGGTGTCACCGACGGTGCCGGGCTGAAGAAGCTGATCACCGCGAAGCCCGGCGAATATACCTTCGCGCAGACCTTCCCGACCGGCACGCATGCGATGTGGCTGTACTACTGGCTGGCGGCGCACGACATCAACCCGTTCAAGGACGTGAAGACGATCACGGTGCCTCCGCCGCAGATGGTCGCCAACATGCGCGTCGGCAACATGGACGGCTTCTGCGTCGGTGAGCCGTGGAACAACCGCGCGATCATGGACAAGATCGGCTTCACCGCGGTCACCTCGCAGGACATCTGGACCGACCACCCGGAGAAGGTGCTCGGCACCACCGCCGAGTTCGTCGCCAAGTATCCGAAGACGGCGATCGCGATGATGTGCGCGATCATCGAGGCCGGCCGCTGGATCGACGCCTCGCTCGCCAACCGCCGCGAGACGGCGGAGACGATCGCGCAGAAGGCCTACGTCAACACCGACATGGACGTCATCCTCGAACGCATGCTCGGCCGCTACTCGAACGGCCTCGGCAAGAGCTGGGACGACAAGAACCACATGAAGTTCTTCAACGACGGCGCGGTGAACTACCCGTACCTGTCCGACGGCATGTGGTTCCTGACGCAGCACAAGCGCTGGGGGCTGTTGAAGGACGACCCGGACTACCTCGGCGTGGCGAAGAAGGTGAACCAGGTCGAACTCTACAAGCAGGCCGCCGCCCGCGTCGGCGTCAGCGTGCCGAA